Proteins co-encoded in one Marinobacter gudaonensis genomic window:
- the tolB gene encoding Tol-Pal system beta propeller repeat protein TolB: MKVWSWQKPLISLFAVLVLGLATVSGARAELLIRITEGAGSAIPVAVVPFAESGQMPPGDKVSSIVQSDLTMTGEFRTLPPEKMLSLPSKREDVFFRDWRLLGQRYVLVGSLTRSADRVQARYELFDVNREERILGETAAAPVSNVRSLAHHISDKVYEAITGVPGAFSTKLAYVTLDTANGKPRYRLQVSDVDGKRARIRLESREPILSPAWSPDGEKLAYVSFETGKPVIFVHELSTGKRTKVADFPGLNSAPAWSNDGESLLMTLSKDGNAEIYRMDLATRQLTKLTNHWAIDTEASWDASGEGIFFTSDRSGGPQIYHMETPGAEPRRITFGSRYNARPRPDNEGRYVYYVHQRDRAFHIARTDLRTGEETILTRTESDESPSLAPNGRMLIYATRQNGTNVLTVISADGGAAYSLPASEGEVRDPAWGPLVR; encoded by the coding sequence ATGAAGGTTTGGAGTTGGCAGAAACCATTGATAAGCCTGTTCGCCGTACTCGTCCTGGGTCTGGCGACGGTTAGCGGTGCCCGGGCGGAACTGTTGATCCGGATAACCGAAGGCGCCGGATCGGCCATTCCGGTAGCCGTGGTGCCTTTTGCCGAGTCCGGGCAGATGCCCCCGGGCGACAAGGTGAGCAGCATTGTTCAGTCCGATCTGACCATGACCGGAGAATTCCGTACCCTGCCACCGGAAAAAATGCTGAGCCTCCCGTCGAAGCGGGAGGATGTCTTCTTTCGCGACTGGCGTCTGCTGGGCCAGAGGTATGTCCTGGTGGGCAGTCTGACCCGCAGCGCAGATCGGGTTCAGGCCCGCTACGAGCTTTTTGATGTGAACCGCGAGGAGCGGATTCTCGGCGAGACCGCAGCGGCTCCGGTGTCCAACGTCCGGTCTCTGGCGCACCACATCAGCGACAAGGTCTATGAAGCGATCACCGGTGTGCCTGGTGCCTTTTCCACCAAGCTGGCGTACGTAACCCTGGACACCGCCAATGGCAAACCCCGCTATCGTCTGCAGGTCAGTGACGTCGACGGCAAACGGGCGAGGATTCGGCTGGAAAGCCGGGAGCCGATCCTGTCGCCGGCCTGGTCGCCGGATGGTGAGAAGCTGGCTTACGTGTCGTTCGAGACCGGCAAACCGGTGATCTTTGTGCACGAACTCTCGACCGGGAAACGCACCAAGGTAGCGGATTTTCCGGGGCTGAATTCCGCGCCCGCCTGGTCCAATGATGGAGAATCACTGCTCATGACCCTGTCCAAGGACGGGAATGCGGAAATCTATCGCATGGATCTCGCCACCCGACAGTTGACCAAGCTGACCAATCATTGGGCCATTGATACCGAGGCCAGCTGGGACGCCAGCGGAGAGGGCATTTTCTTTACCTCGGACCGGTCCGGCGGGCCGCAGATCTATCACATGGAGACCCCCGGCGCCGAGCCCCGGCGAATTACCTTTGGCAGCCGGTACAACGCCCGCCCGAGGCCGGACAACGAGGGTCGCTATGTCTACTACGTACACCAGCGGGATCGGGCGTTCCACATTGCCCGTACCGATCTGAGAACGGGAGAGGAAACTATCCTTACCCGCACAGAATCTGATGAGTCTCCTAGTCTCGCGCCCAATGGCCGTATGCTGATTTACGCAACGCGTCAGAACGGGACGAACGTGCTCACGGTCATTTCCGCGGACGGCGGCGCTGCCTATAGCCTGCCGGCGTCCGAGGGAGAAGTCCGGGATCCGGCCTGGGGGCCATTGGTTCGGTGA
- the tolA gene encoding cell envelope integrity protein TolA, translating to MAISVTLHLLVLGVALAGWSWTSPDHEPPPRSIAARLITQQEPEPSPVLEPNNEQQREDERKAEEQRKEQEAERKRQEEEARRIAEQKRQEELKRQEEKKRLEQQKERERQEAEAKAREAAKAKAEEAARQKAEAEAKERARQKAEEEKRRQEEARRKAEEEKRRQEEQRQREEAERKRQEELARQEAERKRLEAERKLREQQLEAQAEAARQAREAEARRQQEAAAAKAREAQMLSESEKYQALIRERLSQAWYPPSSATEEMTARLQITLLPTGELAGVRLVGSSGNTAFDNSALSAVRSLNRYPIPDNRDTFERYFRQFTIEFNPRRMNR from the coding sequence GTGGCGATATCGGTGACCCTGCACTTGCTCGTTCTGGGGGTCGCTCTGGCGGGCTGGTCCTGGACCAGTCCGGACCATGAACCCCCGCCCAGGAGCATTGCGGCCCGGCTGATCACCCAGCAGGAGCCCGAGCCAAGCCCGGTTCTGGAACCGAACAATGAGCAGCAGCGTGAGGATGAACGCAAGGCCGAGGAGCAGCGCAAGGAGCAGGAGGCCGAGCGCAAGCGTCAAGAAGAGGAGGCGCGCCGCATTGCCGAACAGAAACGGCAGGAGGAACTGAAGCGGCAGGAAGAGAAGAAACGCCTGGAACAGCAGAAAGAGCGAGAGCGCCAGGAAGCCGAGGCGAAGGCCCGTGAGGCGGCCAAAGCGAAAGCCGAGGAAGCCGCGCGTCAAAAGGCGGAAGCCGAGGCCAAGGAGCGTGCCCGCCAGAAGGCGGAGGAAGAGAAGCGACGTCAGGAAGAGGCTCGACGCAAGGCTGAAGAGGAAAAGCGGCGTCAGGAAGAGCAGCGCCAACGGGAAGAAGCGGAGCGCAAACGGCAGGAGGAACTGGCGCGCCAGGAAGCCGAGCGAAAACGGCTGGAAGCGGAGCGCAAGCTGCGGGAGCAGCAGCTCGAGGCGCAGGCGGAGGCCGCTCGGCAGGCCCGCGAAGCGGAAGCCCGCCGGCAGCAGGAAGCAGCCGCAGCGAAGGCCAGGGAGGCGCAAATGCTCTCTGAGAGTGAGAAATATCAGGCGCTGATCCGGGAACGATTGAGTCAGGCCTGGTATCCGCCCTCATCGGCCACGGAAGAGATGACGGCCCGGCTTCAGATTACCCTTCTGCCCACCGGTGAACTGGCAGGTGTCCGGCTGGTCGGAAGCAGTGGTAATACCGCTTTTGATAATTCTGCGCTCAGCGCGGTGCGCTCCCTGAATCGCTATCCGATTCCGGACAACAGGGACACGTTTGAACGGTATTTCCGACAGTTCACGATTGAGTTCAATCCGCGCAGGATGAACCGATAA
- the tolR gene encoding protein TolR yields MKGMGMMPQHKRKPMSEINVVPYIDVMLVLLVIFMVTAPMLTQGVKVDLPETTSDPIQPDKNVESIIVSVDANGAYYVEVGDEGSDPMSLGELRDRVAKILSQRTSSEILVRGDEHVEYGTVVRLMAELQGAGASSIGLITESPGNEK; encoded by the coding sequence ATGAAAGGCATGGGTATGATGCCCCAGCATAAGCGCAAGCCAATGTCGGAAATCAACGTGGTTCCGTACATTGATGTCATGCTGGTGCTGCTGGTTATTTTCATGGTTACGGCACCGATGCTGACGCAGGGTGTGAAGGTGGATTTGCCGGAGACCACGTCAGATCCGATCCAGCCCGACAAGAACGTTGAGTCGATCATCGTCTCGGTGGACGCCAATGGCGCCTACTACGTGGAGGTGGGTGACGAGGGCAGTGATCCGATGTCGCTCGGGGAGCTTCGTGACCGGGTTGCGAAGATTCTGTCACAGCGGACCTCCAGCGAAATTCTGGTGCGTGGAGACGAGCATGTGGAATACGGCACGGTGGTTCGACTCATGGCCGAGCTGCAGGGGGCCGGAGCGAGCAGCATCGGTCTGATTACAGAATCACCCGGGAACGAAAAGTGA
- the tolQ gene encoding protein TolQ codes for MDSELSVWYLIANAGVLVQLVMLLLLLASVISWALIFQRLQVFRKARQAQLAFEERFWSGMDLGQLYREVNADPTPFSGMESLFRAGFKEFSRLRQQSRDADAVMEGTQRAMRVAFSREQERLETHLPFLATVGSTSPYIGLFGTVWGIMNSFRGLAQVQQATLATVAPGISEALIATAMGLFAAIPAVIAYNRFSAMSDALLKNYETFADEFSSILHRRVHQSEKGAA; via the coding sequence GTGGATTCAGAACTTTCAGTCTGGTACCTGATTGCAAATGCCGGGGTTCTTGTGCAGCTGGTGATGCTGCTGTTACTCCTGGCGTCCGTGATTTCCTGGGCCCTGATCTTCCAGCGCCTGCAGGTGTTCCGGAAAGCCCGGCAGGCACAGCTGGCCTTTGAGGAGCGTTTCTGGTCGGGCATGGATCTCGGGCAATTGTACCGTGAGGTGAATGCCGATCCGACACCCTTCTCAGGCATGGAATCGCTGTTTCGTGCCGGCTTCAAGGAGTTTTCCAGGCTTCGTCAGCAGAGCCGCGACGCGGATGCTGTCATGGAAGGCACCCAGCGCGCCATGCGGGTGGCCTTCTCCCGCGAGCAGGAGCGACTGGAAACGCACCTGCCATTTCTCGCAACGGTGGGTTCTACCAGTCCTTATATCGGTCTGTTTGGCACGGTCTGGGGCATTATGAACTCCTTCCGGGGGCTGGCCCAGGTGCAGCAGGCGACCCTGGCAACGGTAGCCCCTGGTATTTCCGAGGCACTGATTGCCACCGCCATGGGTCTGTTCGCGGCCATTCCGGCAGTGATTGCCTACAACCGCTTCTCCGCTATGTCGGACGCACTGCTCAAGAATTACGAAACCTTTGCCGACGAGTTCTCCAGCATCCTGCATCGTCGGGTGCATCAGAGTGAGAAGGGCGCTGCCTGA
- the ybgC gene encoding tol-pal system-associated acyl-CoA thioesterase yields MADQSPGARFELPVRVYIEDTDAGGIVFHAKYLHYMERARTEWVRSCGVSLRAGLADNISYVVQRLTLHYAVPAKLDDELLVTAEPVGFGRVWMDFRQRVLRAGDRTLLCDGHVRVACIALDSGRPRRLPDSMQALLADNARPENTNNRASQE; encoded by the coding sequence TTGGCTGATCAGTCACCAGGCGCGCGCTTTGAATTGCCGGTGAGGGTGTACATTGAGGACACCGATGCCGGCGGCATCGTATTTCACGCCAAGTACCTGCATTACATGGAGCGGGCGCGCACCGAATGGGTACGCAGTTGCGGCGTCAGCCTGCGTGCAGGTCTGGCAGACAATATCAGCTATGTGGTGCAGCGGCTGACCCTGCATTACGCGGTGCCGGCCAAGCTGGACGACGAGCTGCTGGTGACCGCAGAACCGGTGGGTTTCGGCCGGGTGTGGATGGATTTCCGGCAGCGGGTCCTGCGGGCCGGCGACCGGACACTGTTGTGCGATGGACATGTGCGGGTTGCCTGTATCGCCCTGGACAGCGGGCGTCCCCGTCGGCTGCCCGACAGCATGCAGGCGTTGTTGGCCGACAATGCGCGGCCTGAAAACACGAATAACCGAGCGAGCCAGGAGTAA
- the ruvB gene encoding Holliday junction branch migration DNA helicase RuvB, whose amino-acid sequence MIESDRLISARAGEYEEVQDRAIRPTLLKEYVGQPTVREQMDIFISAARGRQEALDHVLIFGPPGLGKTTLANIIANEMGVSIKTTSGPVLEKAGDLAAMLTNLEEGDVLFIDEIHRLSAAVEEVLYPAMEDYQLDIMIGEGPAARSIKLDLPPFTLVGATTRAGLLTSPLRDRFGIVQRLEFYNTADLTSIIMRSARLSSVAVDEAGAFEIARRSRGTPRIANRLLRRVRDFAEVRSDGHISADIADQALNMLKVDNQGFDHMDRRLLLAMIEKFDGGPVGVESLAAAISEERGTIEDVLEPFLIQQGYMVRTPRGRMVTSNAYQHFGVVPPRSGREEDLFG is encoded by the coding sequence ATGATTGAATCCGACCGGTTGATTTCGGCCCGGGCCGGTGAATACGAGGAAGTCCAGGACAGGGCCATCCGGCCGACGCTGTTGAAGGAATACGTGGGTCAGCCAACGGTCCGGGAGCAGATGGATATCTTCATCTCTGCGGCCCGTGGGCGCCAGGAGGCCCTGGACCACGTGCTGATCTTCGGGCCGCCCGGCCTGGGTAAAACCACGCTTGCGAACATCATCGCCAACGAGATGGGTGTGTCCATCAAGACCACCTCGGGCCCGGTTCTCGAGAAAGCCGGTGACCTGGCGGCCATGCTGACCAACCTGGAGGAGGGCGATGTTCTCTTCATTGACGAGATCCATCGCCTGAGTGCCGCAGTGGAGGAGGTCCTCTACCCGGCCATGGAAGATTACCAGTTGGACATCATGATCGGCGAGGGGCCGGCCGCCCGTTCGATCAAGCTCGATCTGCCCCCCTTCACCCTGGTTGGTGCCACTACCCGGGCCGGTCTGCTTACCTCGCCCCTGCGCGACCGTTTCGGGATCGTCCAGCGGCTGGAGTTCTACAACACCGCAGATCTGACCAGCATCATCATGCGCTCGGCGCGCTTGTCGTCGGTGGCGGTCGACGAGGCCGGGGCCTTCGAGATTGCCCGACGTTCCCGGGGAACGCCACGAATTGCCAACCGGCTGTTGCGCCGGGTTCGCGATTTTGCCGAAGTCCGGTCCGATGGTCACATCAGTGCCGACATTGCAGACCAGGCGCTGAACATGCTGAAGGTGGACAACCAGGGTTTCGATCACATGGACCGGCGCCTTCTGCTGGCCATGATTGAAAAGTTTGATGGCGGCCCGGTCGGTGTCGAAAGTCTTGCCGCTGCCATCAGTGAAGAGCGTGGCACCATTGAAGATGTTCTGGAACCCTTTCTGATCCAGCAGGGTTACATGGTGCGAACGCCCCGCGGACGCATGGTGACATCGAACGCCTACCAGCATTTCGGTGTGGTGCCGCCCAGGTCGGGCAGGGAGGAGGACCTCTTTGGCTGA
- the ruvA gene encoding Holliday junction branch migration protein RuvA gives MIGRIRGVLVEKAPGQALVECAGLGYEVDIPYTTFFHLPETGQEVTLHTHFAVREDAQSLYGFASRLDRDLFRLLIRVNGVGPKLAVGILSGLDAQQFIRCVESRDSASLVKLPGVGKKTAERLLIEMADRIGQLEGQFVPMSPEAAGAGQQPEIAGSRGASATEEAEAALIALGYKPQEAAKAISKVAEEGMSSETLIRLALRNMIPA, from the coding sequence TTGATTGGTCGTATCCGAGGTGTACTCGTTGAGAAAGCTCCCGGGCAGGCGCTGGTTGAATGCGCCGGCCTCGGTTACGAAGTCGATATTCCCTACACCACCTTCTTCCACCTGCCCGAAACCGGGCAGGAAGTCACCCTTCACACTCACTTTGCGGTTCGTGAGGATGCCCAGAGCCTTTACGGCTTCGCATCCCGACTCGACCGCGACCTGTTCCGCCTGCTGATCAGGGTGAACGGGGTAGGGCCGAAACTTGCCGTGGGTATTCTCTCCGGGCTTGATGCCCAACAGTTCATTCGCTGCGTTGAAAGCCGCGACTCAGCGTCGCTGGTCAAGCTGCCTGGCGTCGGCAAGAAAACCGCCGAGCGGCTTCTTATTGAAATGGCAGACCGGATAGGGCAACTTGAAGGGCAATTTGTGCCAATGTCGCCGGAAGCGGCGGGTGCGGGCCAACAGCCGGAGATCGCTGGGTCCCGCGGGGCTTCAGCCACCGAGGAAGCCGAGGCGGCCCTGATCGCGCTAGGGTACAAACCCCAGGAAGCCGCCAAGGCGATCAGTAAGGTGGCGGAAGAGGGCATGAGCAGTGAAACCCTCATTCGTCTGGCACTGCGAAACATGATCCCGGCCTGA
- the ruvC gene encoding crossover junction endodeoxyribonuclease RuvC — protein sequence MAIILGVDPGSRITGYGIIRAEGRLIEYIDSGCIRVGEKPMAERLQTIFQSLATLIGEYRPEQFAIEQVFMARNPDSALKLGQARGAAIVSAANSGLAVHEYSARQVKQAVVGKGGADKTQVQHMVQALLSLSRKPQADAADALAIALCHAHMSQSILKVASGSGKVRSGRVRQP from the coding sequence GTGGCAATCATCCTGGGTGTCGATCCCGGCTCACGGATTACCGGCTATGGCATTATCCGGGCCGAGGGCCGTTTGATCGAGTACATCGACAGCGGTTGCATCCGGGTTGGCGAAAAACCCATGGCCGAACGCCTGCAGACCATATTTCAGAGCCTTGCCACATTGATTGGCGAATACCGGCCCGAGCAGTTCGCCATCGAGCAGGTGTTCATGGCGCGCAATCCGGACTCCGCTCTCAAGCTTGGCCAGGCCCGGGGCGCGGCGATTGTCAGCGCCGCCAACAGTGGCCTGGCAGTACACGAGTATTCGGCAAGGCAGGTAAAGCAGGCGGTAGTTGGCAAGGGCGGGGCAGACAAGACCCAGGTGCAACACATGGTGCAGGCGCTGCTGTCCCTTTCACGCAAGCCCCAGGCTGACGCTGCCGATGCTCTCGCGATTGCCCTGTGCCACGCCCACATGAGTCAGAGCATACTCAAGGTGGCCAGCGGGTCTGGCAAGGTCCGAAGTGGTCGTGTGCGGCAACCATAA
- a CDS encoding YebC/PmpR family DNA-binding transcriptional regulator, translating into MAGHSKWANIKHRKAAQDAKRGKIFTKIIRELTVAARLGGGDPNDNPRLRAVVDKALTANMKKDTIERAIERGAGGGDDSNYEELTYEGYGPGGVAVFVEAMTDNKNRTVAEVRHAFNKFGGNLGTDGSVAYLFSKQGIISYSPETDGDRLMEAALEAGAEDLQEQEDGSYEIVTTPEEYLDVKETLTGAGLIPDNAEVTMVPSTRVELDRDGAETTLKLIDMLEDLDDVQNVYHNADISAEIMESL; encoded by the coding sequence ATGGCTGGTCACAGCAAATGGGCCAACATCAAGCACCGCAAGGCGGCACAGGACGCCAAGCGGGGCAAGATCTTCACCAAAATCATCCGGGAACTGACCGTTGCCGCCCGTCTTGGCGGCGGCGATCCCAACGACAATCCACGTCTGCGGGCCGTGGTCGACAAGGCTCTGACTGCGAACATGAAGAAAGACACCATCGAGCGGGCGATTGAGCGCGGCGCCGGCGGTGGTGACGACAGCAACTACGAAGAGCTGACATACGAAGGATACGGTCCAGGCGGCGTAGCCGTGTTTGTCGAGGCCATGACCGACAACAAAAACCGTACCGTTGCCGAAGTTCGTCACGCCTTCAACAAGTTTGGCGGTAACCTCGGCACCGATGGGTCGGTAGCCTATCTTTTCAGCAAGCAGGGCATCATCAGCTACAGTCCCGAAACCGACGGTGACCGACTCATGGAAGCGGCCCTGGAGGCGGGCGCCGAAGATCTGCAGGAGCAGGAAGATGGCTCCTATGAGATTGTCACCACGCCGGAAGAGTACCTGGATGTGAAGGAAACATTGACCGGGGCCGGGCTGATCCCGGATAACGCCGAGGTGACCATGGTACCGTCCACCCGGGTTGAACTGGATCGGGACGGCGCCGAAACCACCCTCAAGCTGATCGACATGCTCGAGGATCTGGACGACGTCCAGAACGTGTATCACAACGCCGATATCTCCGCAGAGATCATGGAGTCGCTGTGA
- the aspS gene encoding aspartate--tRNA ligase: MRSHYCGGINESHIDQEVTLCGWVHRRRDHGGVIFLDLRDRDGMSQVVVDPDTPESFALAEKVRSEFVIKVTGRVRRRPAGTENNNMPTGQVELLGKELAILNAAATPPFPLDEHVDVGEDVRLRYRFVDLRRPEMLNRLRFRSRVTSYIRNFLDSRGFMDVETPILTRATPEGARDYLVPSRTHEGSFFALPQSPQLFKQLLMVSGVDRYYQIAKCFRDEDLRADRQPEFTQVDIEASFIDEETLMNLNEDMVRSLFKDVLDVELPEFPRMPYAEAMRRYGSDKPDLRIPLELLDVGDLVENVDFKVFAGPARDPKGRVAALRVPKGSELTRKQIDDYTKFVGIYGAKGLAYIKVNELAKGVEGLQSPIVKFLGDDVAMAMMERVGAEDGDIVFFGADKATVVNEALGALRIKVGHDLDMLTSEWAPMWVVDFPMFEELPDGSLTAIHHPFTAPSCSPEELAADPANSLSRAYDMVLNGTELGGGSIRIHNEKMQEAVFRILGIGEEEARAKFGFLLDALKFGCPPHGGLAFGLDRLVMLMTGATSIRDVIAFPKTQSATCLMTQAPGEVDEKQLRELHIRLRRSAKAADGNKAEGTE, encoded by the coding sequence ATGCGCAGTCATTATTGCGGTGGGATCAACGAATCCCACATCGATCAGGAAGTCACACTTTGCGGATGGGTCCACCGCCGCCGTGATCATGGTGGGGTTATCTTCCTGGATCTGCGGGATCGGGACGGCATGTCTCAGGTGGTGGTTGATCCTGACACCCCCGAGAGCTTTGCGCTGGCAGAGAAGGTGCGCAGCGAATTCGTCATCAAGGTGACTGGTCGTGTGCGTCGTCGCCCCGCCGGCACCGAGAACAACAACATGCCGACCGGGCAGGTTGAATTGCTGGGCAAGGAACTGGCCATCCTCAATGCTGCCGCCACGCCTCCGTTCCCGCTGGATGAACACGTGGATGTTGGCGAGGACGTTCGTCTGCGCTACCGCTTTGTCGATCTGCGCCGGCCGGAAATGCTCAACCGGCTTCGCTTCCGGTCCCGGGTCACCAGCTACATCCGTAACTTTTTGGACAGCCGCGGCTTTATGGACGTGGAAACGCCCATTCTGACCCGGGCCACCCCGGAAGGTGCCCGTGACTACCTGGTGCCCAGCCGTACCCATGAAGGCTCTTTTTTCGCCCTGCCGCAGTCCCCGCAGCTGTTCAAGCAGTTGCTGATGGTGTCCGGCGTTGATCGCTATTACCAGATTGCCAAGTGTTTCCGGGACGAAGACCTGCGAGCCGACCGGCAGCCCGAATTTACCCAGGTGGACATCGAGGCGTCCTTCATTGACGAAGAAACCCTGATGAACCTGAACGAGGACATGGTGCGCTCCTTGTTCAAGGATGTGCTGGATGTGGAGCTGCCGGAATTCCCGCGTATGCCTTACGCCGAAGCCATGCGCCGTTACGGCAGTGATAAACCGGACCTGCGGATCCCACTGGAACTGCTGGATGTGGGTGACCTGGTCGAAAACGTCGACTTCAAGGTGTTCGCCGGCCCCGCCAGAGATCCCAAGGGCCGTGTGGCGGCCCTGCGTGTGCCGAAAGGCAGTGAGCTGACCCGCAAGCAGATTGATGACTACACAAAGTTTGTGGGCATCTATGGCGCCAAGGGTCTGGCCTATATCAAGGTGAACGAGTTGGCCAAGGGCGTGGAAGGCCTGCAGTCGCCCATCGTCAAGTTCCTGGGTGATGATGTCGCCATGGCGATGATGGAGCGGGTCGGCGCAGAAGATGGTGACATCGTGTTCTTTGGTGCCGACAAAGCCACCGTGGTGAACGAAGCCCTGGGTGCCCTGCGCATCAAGGTCGGCCACGATCTGGACATGCTTACCTCAGAGTGGGCGCCCATGTGGGTGGTGGACTTCCCGATGTTCGAAGAGTTGCCGGATGGCAGCCTGACTGCTATTCATCACCCGTTCACGGCACCCTCGTGCAGCCCGGAAGAGCTCGCAGCGGATCCGGCCAATTCATTGTCCCGGGCCTATGACATGGTGCTGAACGGCACCGAGCTGGGCGGTGGCTCCATCCGTATCCACAACGAAAAAATGCAGGAAGCGGTGTTCCGTATCCTGGGCATTGGTGAGGAGGAAGCCCGCGCCAAGTTCGGATTCCTGCTGGACGCGCTCAAGTTCGGTTGTCCGCCGCACGGTGGCCTGGCCTTCGGCCTCGACCGTCTGGTGATGCTGATGACCGGCGCCACCTCCATTCGCGATGTCATTGCCTTCCCGAAAACCCAGAGTGCCACCTGTCTGATGACCCAGGCGCCGGGTGAGGTAGACGAGAAGCAGCTTCGCGAGTTGCACATTCGCCTGCGCCGTTCGGCGAAAGCGGCAGACGGCAACAAGGCTGAGGGCACCGAGTAA
- the fabR gene encoding HTH-type transcriptional repressor FabR yields MATRAEQKLKTRRALMDAALSQLSADRGFGSLSLREVAREAGIAPTSFYRHFAELDELGLALVDEGGVALRQLMRQARKRIARDGSAISTSVDTFMEYLGNNANLFRLMLRERTGVSKPFRTAVKAEIDHFATELADDLKRFADEQNKPLSDPKLVAEAMVTLVFNQGAEALDCTPREREELKAKLKAELRMILVGSQTMASRQVR; encoded by the coding sequence TTGGCGACCAGAGCGGAGCAGAAACTGAAAACCCGGCGGGCGTTGATGGATGCAGCGCTTTCGCAGCTGAGTGCCGACCGGGGCTTTGGCAGCCTCAGCTTGCGGGAAGTGGCCCGTGAGGCCGGGATTGCTCCAACCTCTTTTTATCGTCATTTTGCCGAGCTGGATGAGCTTGGCCTGGCCCTGGTGGACGAAGGGGGCGTTGCCCTGCGCCAGCTGATGCGCCAGGCCCGCAAGCGAATTGCCCGGGACGGCAGCGCCATCTCCACCTCGGTGGACACCTTCATGGAATATCTGGGCAACAACGCCAACCTGTTCCGGCTCATGCTCCGTGAACGCACCGGGGTGTCCAAACCTTTCCGAACCGCGGTGAAGGCCGAGATCGACCACTTTGCCACCGAGCTTGCCGACGACCTCAAGCGCTTCGCGGACGAGCAGAACAAACCGCTTTCCGATCCCAAACTGGTGGCCGAAGCCATGGTAACGCTGGTGTTCAATCAAGGGGCCGAGGCACTGGACTGCACCCCGAGGGAGCGGGAAGAGCTCAAAGCCAAGCTGAAGGCCGAACTGCGAATGATTCTGGTGGGCTCACAGACCATGGCGTCTCGCCAGGTGCGATGA
- a CDS encoding HIT domain-containing protein — MPRSTEFRLHERLQADTLQLGSTPLCEIRLMNDRTWPWVLLVPARPGIREIYQLPEQDQYQLLRESSVLSEAMMDVFGGHKINVAALGNMVPQLHLHHIVRFEGDPAWPGPVWGKQAPVAYTDEGLAEVRVRLEPVLSRLRSGS; from the coding sequence ATGCCCAGATCAACGGAATTCCGACTTCACGAACGGCTTCAGGCGGACACCCTCCAGTTGGGTTCGACGCCGCTCTGCGAGATCCGGCTGATGAACGACCGGACCTGGCCCTGGGTGCTGTTGGTGCCGGCAAGGCCGGGCATACGTGAAATCTACCAGTTGCCTGAGCAGGATCAGTACCAGTTGCTGAGGGAGTCATCGGTTCTGAGTGAGGCCATGATGGACGTGTTTGGCGGGCACAAGATAAACGTGGCCGCCCTCGGTAACATGGTGCCGCAGCTCCACCTTCATCACATTGTGCGCTTCGAGGGTGACCCGGCGTGGCCGGGCCCGGTATGGGGGAAACAGGCGCCGGTGGCTTACACGGACGAAGGTCTGGCTGAGGTACGGGTGCGTCTGGAACCTGTGCTGTCCCGCCTGCGGTCGGGCAGCTGA